The Pan troglodytes isolate AG18354 chromosome 7, NHGRI_mPanTro3-v2.0_pri, whole genome shotgun sequence genome has a window encoding:
- the NDUFAF6 gene encoding NADH dehydrogenase (ubiquinone) complex I, assembly factor 6 isoform X6, with product MKIVDEREKNLDDKAYRNIKELENYAENTQSSLLYLTLEILGIKDLHADHAASHIGKAQGIVTCLRATPYHGSRRKVFLPMDICMLHGVSQEDFLRRNQDKNVRDVIYDIASQAHLHLKHARSFHKTVPVKAFPAFLQTVSLEDFLKKIQRVDFDIFHPSLQQKNTLLPLYLYIQSWRKTY from the exons ATGAAAATCGTTGATGAAAGA GAAAAAAATCTGGATGACAAAGCATATCGTAATATCAAGGAACTGGAAAATTATGCTGAAAACACACAGAGCTCTCTTCTTTACTTAACACTAGAAATATTGG GTATAAAGGATCTTCATGCAGATCATGCTGCAAGTCATATTGGAAAAGCACAAGGCATTGTCACTTGCTTGAGAGCAACACCATATCATGGGAGCAGAAGAAAGGTGTTCCTTCCCATGGATATTTGTATGCTG CATGGTGTTTCACAAGAGGACTTTCTACGGAGGAACCAAGATAAAAATGTGAGAGATGTAATATATGACATTGCCAGTCAGGCACACTTGCACCTAAAGCAT gCTAGGTCCTTTCACAAAACTGTTCCTGTGAAAGCATTTCCTGCTTTTCTTCAGACG GTTTCTCTAGAGGACTTTCTAAAGAAAATTCAGCGAGTGGATTTTGATATATTCCACCCATCTTTACAGCAGAAGAATACATTACTtccattatatttgtatattcagtCATGgagaaaaacatattaa